DNA from Juglans microcarpa x Juglans regia isolate MS1-56 unplaced genomic scaffold, Jm3101_v1.0 JmScfU0037, whole genome shotgun sequence:
TGGAAGGGGAAGTTGGGATTCTACCTGACGGAGATCGAAGGGAAAAAGTACAGAGATTTTTTTGTGCCTTTTGCCGCCCATATTTTGGTGTTCGACGTgctattaaaagtttaaaacacccATTATCATTGAATCACTATCATTGCAACCCTCAATCATTATTTGCGATGAAAACAACCGTCACAATAGGGAATAAAATTGCTGCAAGTAGAAAAATATTGGTAGGCCAACAACGAAATCGCACTTTCAAGGCTAAAGTCCGCGGCGAATCTAATATCGCTACAATCACATACCTTTTGCGGCGATTCCTTTTGGGACGAACATAAATTCGCCGTAAAAGCTACTATTTCTTATTGTGAAAGCCAGGTACGAAGAGATGTTCACCATCCGCAAGCCATCACTTGGGTGCACCTCATAACTTTCAGCGAAAAAGACGAAGAAGGGTTGTCGCACCCTCATGAAGACGCTCTGGCAGTAACAGTGCAAATTGCCAACTATCTGACAAGAAGGGTACTGATCGACAACGGCAGCTCTGTTGACACCTTCTTCTGGGAAGCATTTGTTAAAATGGGAATCACTCCAGATCGGCTGGGACGGGCACCAACGCCCCTCAAAGGTTTTACCAGAGACATGATCCAGCCAATCGGAGCAATCACACTGTCTGTCTAGGCCAGAACAACCCCCAAAACAATATCCTTCATGGTAGACTTCCTCGTGGTGAAAGCCCCTTCCTCCTATAATGCAATCCTGGGGCGTCTGTCCTTGAATTACATGAGGGCTGTAACCTCCACACTAGTTGAAATGCGCAACGAACAAAAAACTACAAGGGACTGCTATGCTCGAGAAATGAAGCCCAAAGCAGTAGCAGTACAAACTCTCGAAGAAGACCACGAGGGACaatcttcccccccccccccccggtccAGCACTGGCAAAAGTGGACAGGGAAGTAAGAGACAAAGAGGCTCTAGGACAAGTAGAGCCCAACAAACCATTGGTCCTGGTACCAGTGGATTCGAGAAATTGGAACACATTGCCGAATAGGAACCAAGACGGCTACCAAGCTGAGCCAGGCTGTGAGGCAATTGCTTATCGAACATCGGGATGTGTTCGAGTGAAGTCATGAAGAAATGCCCTGAATCGATGTATCAGTGATTGAACACCGCCTCACCGTTGAACCACAAggcgaaaaagatcaaataaaAGGGTAGCAGTTTCATTGCAGAGAAGTATGCTGCCATCGCCAAGGAAGTAGATTGCCTCCTGGCTGCAGAGTTCATCAGAGAAGTGCATTATCTTGAATGGCTTCCAACGTTGTTTTGGTcaaaaaagcaaatggaaagtggagaatgtgtgtaTACTTCACCAATCAGAATAAAGCTTGTCCTAAAGACAGCTTTCCCCTCCCAATGATAGACTTAATAGTGGATTCAACGGTCGAACACCCCCTGCTTAGATTTATGGATGCATATTCGGGGTATAATTAGATCAGAATGAGCCCCGACAATGAAGAAAAGACGACATTCATCATTGACCGAGGCCTCTATTGCTCCAATGCTATGCCATTCGGTCTAAAAAATGTGGGTGCAACATGCCAACGATTGGTCAACCGgatgttcaaaaatcaaatcaGGTGAAATATGGAAGTCTACGTATATGACCTTCTAGTTAAAAGCAAGGAACCAAAATAACACCTTGGTGATCTCTGAGAAGCTTTCGCAGTACTCAGAAAGTACAAAATGAAGCTCAATCCACTGAAATGTGCGTTTGGCGTAGAGTTAGGGAAGTAATTAGGCTTCATGGTCTCTAAGCATGGAATCGAGGCCAATCCTCAAAAATTCAAAGCAATTGTGGATATGTAGCCACCTCAGACGATCAACGAAGTCCAAAGACTGGCCCGAAGGGTGGCTGCCATGAGTTGTTTCATTGCAAGATTAACCGATCGCTGCCTTCCTTTCTTCAAGGTCCTTAGAAAGGCATGGGAATGGGGTGATGAATGTGGATAGGCCTTCAACAAGTTAAAACGGTACCAAAGCCATCCACCGCTTCTCAGTCAGACCAAACCAGCAGAGTACTTAACTGCTTACCTGGCTGTATCACCAAATGCTATATCCGTTGTGCTAACTCGAAGCGAAAAAGGAGTTTAACGGCGTGTCTACTACGTAAGTAGGGCCTTCCGAGGAGTAGAACTCAAATATACCCAAACAGAAATGTTAGCAATCGCATTACTCGCCGCTAGACAACTAACGCCATATTTTCAAGCTCACCCGATAAAGGTACTTACCGATGTCCCactgagaaaaatattacaaaagcCTGATATATCTGGTTGGACTAATTGGGGATCGAACTGAGTGAGTTCGAAATCGAATACCTCCCCCATACTATGATTAAGGGGCAGGTACTAGCAGATTTTGTAGCTGAATTCTCTAACTTTCTAGAAGAGATAATCATTATGCCCCAAGGCAAACCTTGGTAGGTCTATGTCGACGGCTCGTCCTGCTGGGCCGGAGGAGTAGGGGTGCACATAATTACAGAGTGGAGAAAAGCTGGACTACGTaatcaagctaagtttcaagGTCACCAATAATAAAGCCGAGTACAAGGCACTTTTAGCAGGTTTGACAATTGCCAGGTCATTAGGTGCAACTGAGGTCGAAGTAAAAGCTGACTCCTAGGTGGTAATCGGTCAAGTAAACAGACAGTTTATGACTAAAGGagagaatttgaagaaataccTCCAACGAGTAGGAGAAGAGCATGACCTCTTCCAGTATTCTCACATCTAGCAAATCCCGAGGGGAGAAAACCATGAAGAAGCTCGCCTGGCAAAAGCGGCTTTAGGACAAGAACAAACACCCCTTCCAAATCAAACCAGAATTCAGACTATTAACGTAGCAGCTGTCGGGATCCGAGTTTCCACAGTCCAAATATTACATCCCCTGGAGTGGGCCATCAACATTATATAATTCCTTTAGGAGGAAGTTGTTCCAGATGACCGGGAAGAAGCAAGAAAGATCAGGAACAGAGCAGCTCACTTCACCCTGGTGGAAGGAATCCTATATAGGAAAGGTTTCGACGAGCCCTTTCTAAGATGCATCTCGTCTTAGCAAGCTCAATACGTCATGGCTGAGGTACAAAAAGGTGTTTGCGGAAACCACTCTAGTGGAAGAGCTCTACCAGCACGGGCAGGATATTATTGGTCTAGCTCCCTTAGAGATGTGAAGgattttgtgaaaaatgttCCAAGTGCCAAGTACACGCACCTATTCACTATTGTCCCCCAAAAAGCTTACCACCATCACTTCCCCCTAGCCTTTTGCACAATGGGGGCTCGACCTGATTGGTCCACTCTCTGGAAGTAAAGGAGGAGTAAAATTCGTTGTAGTAGCGGTCAATTACTTTACTAAATGGGTGGAGGCAAAAGCCTTAGCAACGATCACACTGAGAACAATAACAAATTTCCTTTGGAAATCTATAATCTGTCGTTCCGAGATTCCCCAAAGTTTCATATCAATCAATGGATAGCAATTCGATTGCTCCTATTATCGGGATTGGTGTTCGAAACTTAGAATCAAGGCTAAGTATTCATCTCCAAGACACCCGCAGGCAAATGGACAAGTGGAAGCTACCAACAAAATACTACTCAATATTCTGaagaaaaagctaagaagtcaaAAAAGAAGATGAGTTGAAGAACTTCCCAGCATACTATGGGCCTACTGAACATCAGTAAAAACCCCTACGGGAGAAAAGTCCTCCGCCCTCATTTTTGGGACCGAAGCCGTGATTCCCACAGAGGTGGCCATACCCACATTCCGTGTGCAACACTTTGACCAAGAATGTAATGATGAaggactggaaaaaaaaaattcggattTCTTAGAAGAAATACAAGAAGAAGCGGCTAGCAGAACAACAACTAATAAAAGAAAGGTTGAACAATACTTCAACAAATGAGTCCGGCCTTGCACATTTAAGGTAGGAGATATGGTCCTAAAACAAATAGGACTCACTACACAGGAAGAGGGAAAATTAGGCCCCCGATGGGAAGGGCCTTACCTAGTAGCGGCCACTGGAAGGCCTGGCTCTTATCGGCTCAAGGATCAAGAAGGTTGCGAGTTGCCTCATCCATGGAATGCTGAGcacttgagaaaatattttgtatgaagaCCGAAAAGCAGTCCAACAATGTAAGAATGCAATTTGTTGATAAAGTTTCTTTAAACTAATTTCGAATGTTGCATCATCCTGTCTCCTTTTAGAAAGACTCAACCATACAAGTCTAGTCTCTAGATTGGCTACGAAGTATTTGCTAAAGACCAGAGCCTTGAGCTCTACCCTGACAATAGCCACtcggaacacaagtcccttgacttgtcgACTTTTGTGCAAGGTTACTAcctgcgatgcattggctaaggactAGAGCCCCCGAGCTCTACCCTAAACAACAACCAGTCGGAGCACAAGCAAGTCTCTAAATTGGACTTGTCGGCCTTCGCGAGGTACAAGCCCAGTCTCTAGATTGGCCACGAAGTTTGGCTAAGGACCAGAGCCTTGAGCTCTGCCTTGATAATAGCCACTtggaacacaagtcccttggcTTGTCGACCTTCATGCTAGATTGCTGACTGCGATGCATCGGCTAAGGACCAGAGCTCCCGGGCTCTGCCTTGAACAACAGCCAGTGGAAACACAAGCCAGTCCCTAGATTGGACTTGCCGGCCTTAGCGGGGTACAAGCCCAGTCCCTTGACTATCCACAAGGAACCAACAAGGAAAGAGTCAAAGCAGATAAAAGAAAGTGAAAGGAAAAGCGGCAAAAATGAAATACAacaaggaaaaggaagaaaCCATACAACTAGGTATACAAAATTGCATCATAAAGTCATTTTATTATCCATACAGGATTACAAGAAGAAGGTTACATCATCGAGTCGCAAGGATACAAGAAGATAGGGAGAAAATTACATCAAGattacaaagaataaaaagaaaacttgataCGGCTAGCATAACTCCAGGTTTGTGGCATTCAGTCCAGTGGAACCCCACCCACATTCCTAGACGAGCGAAATGGGTTTGGGGTCTACAGCGGTGGGCGGTTTGGATAGGGCAGGTAGTTGTTGAAGCAAAGGCAAAATCAACTCCAAAAAGTTGATTTCTACCTTGAATCGTCTGTTCCTGCCCTTCTCTACCTCCACCATCATGCCACCTTCATGTGCCTGCTTTGCTCAGAACTAGCAGGCAGCGAGTTCTGATGCAACAGCTTCAGGAGCTGACTCCCGTAAGCAAAAGGACATGAACAAGCGGGGCACTATAAGCAAAAGGGCAAGAACTAGAAGTAGGGGTGACACAACTCTCCGATGCTCAAACCGCCATATCCAACGACAGCCTGAACACCACAAGAGGATGCATCCCCTCGAGGGCATAAAGATACTATCAAAATAATTGGAAGAAGGATAGAACAAAAGCAAGGTAGAAGGAAGACACGGGAAGCCATAGAACATGGGAGGAAATACATAAGCAAATCGAATGAATTCCTCAAGAAAGGGAGAGGCCTTTTTATAGACAGGGTTGGCATTTAGCATGCCAAGGCATCATAATTCCCTAAATCATCCCGAGCATCCATGTGTCACCTCTAGGAAGCCGTCATCCCTTGATTATCGGAAAAAGCAGAAGTTACGACCAATACACCACATAGAGTTAATGGAGAAGTTAATGCAGAGTTAAATGCGGGATTAACGCACAACCATCGAGTTAATAGCATTCAAATACACGGAGACCGAAAAGACGTCATTCAAGGTGACCTCGAAACAGGCAAAACGCCAGCAATAAATCAGCCATAGCATAGGAATCAAAGAGATGCCATTTAATACAAAAGCATAACAAACGCTAAGCTACACGTATGCAAAATACAAACTTTTCCCAGACACACCCATGGAAAGTTGATCCAAGCAACTTTTAGGAATTATTTCCATCAACAGGAAGGTGCCCTGCTCGGTTCCATCACCTGGAAGGTGCCCTGCTCGGTTCCCATCAACTAGAAGGGGCCCTACTCGGTTCCTATCAACTGAAAGGTCCCTGCACGGTTTCCATCAACTGGAAAGTGCTCAACACGGTTTCCATCAATTGGAAGGTGCTTTGCTCGGAAAAAGGCTGCGGAATAATTATTGAGATTCATCAAAACAATAGTATgtcttcaaacaaaacaaagggtGCCTACTCGGTTTCATTTCCAGCTAGACAACGTGCACTGCTCGGTTTCTGACTGTTGCATGACACAAGTCCGGGAACAAAAAAGAATGGAAGCAGAAATAAGCAAGAGAAACAAAGAGGGAAgacaaacaaatacaaaaagcaAGAAAGAAGGATAAAACAGGAAGCAAAACTCAACCGTGCTCTAACCAAACTGAAGGTACATTCATATACAAGTTTGTCGAATTACATTAAAAATCCATGAAGGTCTTGAaacaaatacacacacacacacacacacacacacacacaggaGCTAAAATTAAGAAGGAGCATCACGAAAGGCTAGTGGCATTTCCTCTACGCCCATGGTTAGAATTTCGTGATAAGCTAAGTTATTCGGAGAAAGCTTTTTGAAGATTGATGGTGCGGAGGTTGGTCTTAGGGTTCTCCATCAATAGATCTCACAGACGCTCAAGACCTTCCCTGTACCCATAGATCCAAGCGTCATTGCGAAGGACAGGAGCCAAGCTGAGTTGGGACTCAAGGAGATCTGCCCAATGCCGAGCAGCATCCAAAGAAGACTCCAAATGAGAGACCTTGAGTTGAACACCCGATCTCCTATAGAGCAACACTCCACTACCATGGAGACCAGGTCGGCAAGTATAAATAAATGCTTCCTGCAACTGACAAGAAGGTTAACTTCTATACTCATCTTTACTATCATTTTCTCTTCATCTCCTACATCAAAACTAACTTAAGTATCGGAGGTACAATAGACACCGAGGTCCCCTTCTCCACTGTGCAGGTAATAGTCCGAGAACCGTCTGTGTAGAGTTGCCCAGACCTGCGAAACACGATATCAACTGGTGCCTAAAATTTtccttcataaaataatttatgtgcCTAGACTGTGGTGTAATGGAGAGATAGATCACATGATTGATTGAGGACGAATTAAATTGACGGGGTGAGAAGTTACAATATTAGGATGAAATTAGAGGTTATAATTTATCTTGGTGGGGCCAAAATTGTTATTTGGGAGGCCATTTTACGAGAGATTTCAATATCTCTATTGGGGGAGCTGAGAACGTGGTTATGGGACATGATAATTAAGGACTCAGGAGTTAGGACCACATTATGTCGACGGTGGTGGGGTGAGATAGCCAGATATGAAagatttgaagataaggaggaATCCAATCGTTTGGTGGGTGTGGCCCATGGCCTTGGAGGCACCTCATGTGGTCCAAGTCAAACTCTATAGCTAGCCATCTTCTATTATTGCTGACTGGAAACTGACTTTGATTATAAATACATGCATATTGCATATGCTAATATTGATAAGGGAAGATATCAAAATATAGAACAAGTCCAAAACATGGAAGTCCAAGCAGATGGAGACCATTTCATAAGCTCGCAGTTGGGAGGCTTGGCAGGCACCCAAATGGCTCTAAGAGCTGCAATTGAGCTGAAAGTGTTCAATATAATCGCAGATGCAGGGCCTGATGCTCATCTTTCTGCAGCAGAGATAATTTCAAAGATCCCAACAAAAGATCCAAGTTCTGCAGCATGGACTTTGGAGAGGGTGCTAAGAGTTCTTGGTGGAAACTCCATCTTATCAATAATATCTCGGAAGCCGTCAGGAAATAATGGAGAACATGGACGCCATGAATGGACCTATGGCCTGACAAAGAAAAGCCGACGCTTAGCGAGTAGCAGTAGTACCACCGACGAGCTGGCAAGTTTCACAACTTCCTTTATCTTATTTACTACTGAAAGGGAGATGCTGGAAAGCCAATATATGATCAAGGATGCGGTGCTTGATCTTGGAAGCTCGCCATTCTACAAGGCCTATGGAGTGAACTTTTTGACTACATGGGAGAGAAGCCAAGATTGAGACAACTGTTCGATGAGTTTATGGAAGTTAGCGGTAAATTACAGTTTGAGGATGTGTTCAAGTTGTACGGTGGCTTCAAAGATTTGAAGGAGTTGATGGATGTGGGGGGCGGCATTGGAACCACTCTTGCAAAGATAACCTCTACGTATCCACACGTTCGGGGATTGAACTTTGATCTGCCCCATGTAATTGATGCTGCTCCCAAGCTCCCAGGTTAGACCTACACCTTTGATCTCTGGATTTCATTCTATTTGTTCAACTTAAAGAGTTCCTCTCTTACAACTTGGTTTGTAAATACGTCACTTATTGCCGCAAATACGTATTTTTGATGTGGAGTACATaaaagtgctatatatatatacattcttaATTAATCATGTCTAGTACTTATTACTTACGATATTAATCAACtccaaatattattcatttgtcTTTAGGTGTAAAGCATGTGGCTGGAGATATGTTCAAATGGAtcccaaatgcccaaacaatTTTATTGCAGGTTTTCTTCTTGAGAAACGCTACAAAGATGCCTTAAACCATACGCTCTCACCTaatgaatatgtgatttgtcatttttacccttctatttaaacacatgacatatttaagtattaagatagaagggcaaaaatgacaaatcatgaCATATTGATTAGGTGGAAGTGTACTGTAGTGTAAGGCTCTCCGGTAgaatttctcttccttcttattctcttatgaattctttgtttatttttttaggtaTCCTTTTATTCATGCATTCTTGGGGTTATATGGTAATTCAAATTAGAGGGTAGGCAAGGGAATTAAGCATGATGTCTTGGGAATTGAACTTGTAGCCAGTATGGACTTTGAAACTAGAATGGAAAGTTAGTTAGGGCCTAGAAGAACAAAAAGGGATCCCAAAGCTGCAATTGAGATACAAAATAGCTTATAATTAACAAGGGAAAAGCCAATAAATTTGGTTCTTATtgaaagaaactatatatatatatatataggaaaaatgcatgaaatatgagtgtgtgtgtatatatatatacacacgtatataataattatgtgatcataatatgaagtatataatataaatacttCACTATCATAATACAATATTCCAAACATGTGTGCATTTTGATTTGTGCATAAGCAGTGTATACTCCATAACTGGGATGATGAGCATTGCAAGAAGTTGTTGAGAAATTGTTGGGAAGCATTACCACAAGAGGGAAAGGTGATAATCGTGGAAATGGCAATCTCTGAAGAATTGGAAAACAATGTCGAGGCAAAGGACGTTCTAATGGAAGACTTCTTTATGATGCTCCTGACAAATGGAGGTAAAAAGCGAACACTAGCAGAATTCAAGGATCTGGGCAATGCTGTAGGGTTTACTAAAGTGGACATCTTCCAATGCCTCATTGGTCAGTTCATGTTATAGAGTTTCATAAGTAATTAAGAGTACCCATGTGTGAGTTCCAATTTGCCAGAATAAAACGAAATggttgagaataaaatttaaagcaatgtagagcaaacaaaaacaaaaggaagatgtcttaatttctttataattaataatataactttCTGTTGCTTTGTATGTTTCTCCTtagtttaatttataacatatttccCTATGTTTTATATTAAAGTTATTGTAAGATGTCGATCCATCTAGAATAATAATAGGCTTAGTGTTGCCcacaacatatttaaaaaagaaaatgatttagccataaagagattttacaaaagtaaactcataaaatgagctgtcttgatgtggtacgttagattgtaaagctacttatattacaaaatatatctaAGTATTATATTAAGCAATGTTAGTTTGTAAGCGTACTTTTATGAGATCTTTTTGTGGTTGTAACACTTgtcttttacaaatttattctCAATCATCTCGTATATATTGCCAACAAGATCATGGAGATTGAAATGTAAACACGAGATACTTGatactctcttttcttttttgggcttCAACAATAAGCAGATCGTACAAATTAGTTATGTAACACCCGGATCCAGCACCGAAcctgctttctaaatatttttgttctaagCTTATGAAAAGcctagttgattttttttttattacaatgtCACGAGCCCAAATTGGTTTTTAATGGATATCAAATTTCTAATGGACTTGCCATTATAGTTAAATTCTTggaatatttttggattgggttaaaaatatttttatgggctGAGAAAATTTATAGGACAAGTCGTaatattatagagttttggATCGAGACCCAAAAGTCAGAGAAAAAGCCCATTTATTGTATCATACCCATAGCCCAAATACATGGAATGGACCAATAAGCCCAAGCCATGGCAACTAGGGAGCAGTTTTCACTCTCATATCCCATGCACGTACATGATCTACTCCCCCTAGGGTTTTCAACAGCGGCTATATATACCACTACTTTGATCAAACAACCATATTATCATCTCCcgattttctctccatttgatTTTTAACTCCCCACAATTCATGGTCGCGATGACCTCACCCTCATTCATGTTAACGTCATCGATAGGGCCGTTGTGTGCGGGGAAGTCCGTGGAGTAACCTCAGGAGGACCATTAGGCGACAAGGCAGACTCAACCTTGATCACAAACACCAGATCATCATCGGCCGGTGAAATAATCTCGTCGAAGGAGTTGGTTGTGGGCACCTAGGGGTGACCTGAGGCCTCTCTACCACTCTTCAGGGGTGCTGGTGAGCGTCTACCCCTTGTGAATGTGGATTCATCCAAAGGCATCGCTCCCAAATgagccttcttcttcttcttacctCCTAATGCTGAAGGTAGGCCTCTTTCTGAACCATCTGTTAGAAATTGATGACCGAAAACATGTCCCCTGCTAGGTGCCATTacaaatctatcaatattgGAAGGGATTAGAATTACCTCTAACCAGGTCGAGCTATTGTTCTTATCTGCCTAGGCTTGTACCAACCGAATGCGAGCCCCGTCTTGGTCAGAAAGGATAATCTCCAAGCCACGATCATCGAGAACTGGATTCCACGAAGCCTTAATGGGAAATTCTTGGTTTGCCGACTCTTCCTCAAGAAATTCCCGGCCATCGCCCAATTCGAAGAAGAATTTCTTTTGCCAATCTTTGGCACGAGAATACTTGCTTTCAAGTTGGATCAATTTATTGTGACCCTAAAACTGCAAAGATTCCCCACCAAGCGCCTGACATCGTGCAAAGAAAGAATTCACAAGCGGTAATGTCAAGATACTCATCACTTGTGGGTTCCAAAACTCGTCCCAAAGAACACATTCAATCCGTCAGAATCCTCCATGCATTAGGCAGGAGTTGGGCTAGAGCAAGACCCAAGAAGTCTAGCACATCACGCACAAGATGGACAAAGGGAAAGAGGAAGCCTTATCGGCGAGCATGGCCAAATACAGGGTCATGAAAACAGCCATTCCCCTCATATTGATGGCTCCACGGCACAGCTTAGGCAGGCCCATGGCCACAAAAGTTGGGATGTTGTAGCTATCCCTCGTAGAGTCCAACTCGCGACGGGAGATAGTCGAAGACTATCGATGGCCTTCGAAGATTGAATGAGGAGCAACTACCCCTTCAGGAGAAGGGTTAACGGCCACATCCTCAGAGTGAGAAGGAGGGTCGCGTAGTCGTGAAGACCTCTCTCTATGGGATGAAGAAGGGAAGTTGGGTTTGGAGGAAGCCATTGATTCAAGAAAAAACTCGTAGGAAAAACAAGGAAGCAGAGTGTTTGGGAGAAGGAGAGAATACAAGGAAAGGAGAGTAGCGAAAAGGAGTGTTCGAGAAGAATGAGTAACAGAGAAGGGGAATG
Protein-coding regions in this window:
- the LOC121245498 gene encoding scoulerine-9-O-methyltransferase 1-like, coding for MEVQADGDHFISSQLGGLAGTQMALRAAIELKVFNIIADAGPDAHLSAAEIISKIPTKDPSSAAWTLERVLRVLGGNSILSIISRKPSGNNGEHGRHEWTYGLTKKSRRLASSSSTTDELLAILQGLWSELFDYMGEKPRLRQLFDEFMEVSGKLQFEDVFKLYGGFKDLKELMDVGGGIGTTLAKITSTYPHVRGLNFDLPHVIDAAPKLPGVKHVAGDMFKWIPNAQTILLQCILHNWDDEHCKKLLRNCWEALPQEGKVIIVEMAISEELENNVEAKDVLMEDFFMMLLTNGGKKRTLAEFKDLGNAVGFTKVDIFQCLIGQFML